From one Trifolium pratense cultivar HEN17-A07 linkage group LG1, ARS_RC_1.1, whole genome shotgun sequence genomic stretch:
- the LOC123902920 gene encoding histone-lysine N-methyltransferase ATXR6 — MASPTTTLSRRRTQAPIPAPNFDDVVCQKCNSGKSPSKLLLCDKCDNGYHIFCLTPILPSVPKSSWFCPSCSHNPQNPKSFPLVQTKIIDFFKIQRTFEVAQIPNQDAKKKRKRGSSLVVSKKKRRLLAFVPSDDSQRRLEQMASLATALTATKTEFRNKLVYMAGMAPRRANDPALERGGMQVLSKEDTETLNMCRTMMERGECPPLMVVYDPLEGFTVEADKSIKDLTIITEYVGDVDYLKNREYDDGDSIMTLLTASNPSQSLVICPDKRSNIARFINGINNHTPEGKKKQNLKCVRFNVDGECRVLLIANRDIAKGERLYYDYNGLEHEYPTEHFV, encoded by the exons ATGGCTTCACCAACAACAACACTAAGTCGTAGAAGAACACAAGCTCCAATTCCAGCTCCCAACTTCGACGACGTCGTTTGCCAAAAATGTAACTCCGGAAAATCCCCATCCAAGTTGCTTCTCTGCGACAAATGCGATAATGGCTACCATATCTTCTGCCTCACACCCATTCTCCCTTCCGTTCCCAAATCCTCTTGGTTTTGTCCCTCTTGCTCTCACAATCCCCAAAACCCCAAAT CTTTTCCTCTTGTACAGacgaaaattattgattttttcaaaatccaaCGAACATTTGAGGTGGCTCAGATTCCGAATCAAG atgctaagaagaagagaaagagggGGAGTAGTTTGGTggtttcaaaaaagaaaaggaggtTGCTGGCGTTTGTTCCGAGTGATGATTCTCAGAGGAGATTAGAACAGATGGCGTCGTTGGCAACGGCGTTGACTGCGACTAAAACGGAGTTCCGTAATAAGCTTGTCTATATGGCTGGAATGGCACCAAGGCGTGCTAATGATCCTGCTCTTGAACGTGGAGGAATGCAG gtaTTATCAAAAGAAGACACAGAGACACTAAACATGTGCAGAACTATGATGGAAAGGGGAGAATGTCCGCCCCTCATGGTTGTTTATGATCCTCTGGAAGG GTTCACTGTAGAAGCTGATAAATCCATAAAAGATTTGACAATAATAACAGAATACGTTGGAGATGTAGACTATTTAAAGAATCGGGAATATGATGATGGGGATAGCATTATGACACTTCTTACTGCTTCTAATCCTTCACAATCGCTGGTCATCTGCCCAGATAAACGTAGCAACATAGCACGCTTCATTAATGGAATCAACAATCACACACC TGAAGGTAAAAAGAAGCAGAACTTGAAATGCGTGAGATTTAATGTTGATGGTGAATGTCGGGTTCTTTTAATTGCCAATAGAGATATAGCAAAGGGGGAAAGGTTGTACTACGACTACAATGGATTAGAACATGAATATCCAACTGAACATTTTGTCTAA